A DNA window from bacterium contains the following coding sequences:
- the glgA gene encoding glycogen synthase GlgA, whose protein sequence is MRVLVASSEIVPFAKTGGLADVAGALPKALRRIGVEADCVLPLYRCVDRDRFPFSGPGQAIVVPLGNREEAGSVEETDAGGGVRAFLVRNDRYFDREHLYGTRDGDYVDNSERFTFFCRAVMEWIARSGRRYDILHCNDWQTALIPTYVKTLYADREPFRATGTVFTVHNLGYQGLFWNHDLPMMGLGWELFTPRGLEFYGKINLMKAGLLFADILSTVSDTYSREIQTPEYGYGLEGVLYERRQDLYGIVNGIDDEEWHPATDRWIAANYSADDLSGKAACRRDLLSAFGLPPGDEPVLGLIGRLTAQKGFDLVERIGEWLAGQPLRMVILGAGERKYEEAMEELGRQYPDRIAIRVAYDNALAHKIEAGSDMYLMPSRYEPCGLNQIYSLKYGTVPIVRETGGLADTVVDSDGNPAEGTGFTFRRYEAEELRGAVTRALAAYADRPRWNAIVRRGMSRDFSWEASARAYVDLYEKALLKRAPKG, encoded by the coding sequence ATGAGGGTCCTGGTCGCCTCCTCAGAGATCGTCCCCTTCGCGAAAACGGGTGGCCTGGCGGACGTCGCCGGGGCGCTCCCCAAGGCGCTTCGCAGGATCGGCGTCGAGGCCGACTGCGTCCTTCCCCTTTACCGCTGCGTCGACCGGGACCGGTTCCCCTTCTCGGGGCCCGGGCAGGCGATCGTCGTCCCCCTCGGGAACCGGGAGGAAGCGGGAAGCGTCGAGGAGACCGACGCGGGGGGCGGCGTCCGCGCCTTCCTCGTCCGGAACGACCGGTACTTCGACCGGGAACACCTCTACGGGACCCGCGACGGCGACTACGTCGACAACTCCGAGCGGTTCACCTTCTTCTGCCGGGCCGTCATGGAATGGATCGCGCGCTCCGGGCGGCGGTACGACATCCTCCACTGCAACGACTGGCAGACCGCCCTCATCCCCACCTACGTCAAGACGCTCTATGCCGACCGGGAGCCGTTCCGCGCGACGGGAACGGTCTTCACCGTCCACAACCTCGGGTACCAGGGGCTGTTCTGGAACCACGACCTTCCGATGATGGGCCTCGGGTGGGAGCTGTTCACCCCCCGGGGGCTGGAGTTCTACGGGAAGATCAACCTGATGAAGGCGGGCCTGTTGTTCGCGGACATCCTCTCCACCGTGTCCGACACCTACAGCCGCGAGATCCAGACCCCGGAATACGGGTACGGGCTCGAGGGGGTCCTCTACGAGCGCCGGCAGGACCTCTACGGCATCGTGAACGGGATCGACGACGAGGAGTGGCACCCGGCCACCGACCGGTGGATCGCCGCGAACTACTCCGCGGACGACCTGTCGGGGAAAGCGGCGTGCCGGCGGGACCTGTTGTCCGCGTTCGGGTTGCCCCCGGGGGACGAGCCGGTCCTCGGCCTGATCGGGCGGCTGACGGCGCAAAAGGGGTTCGACCTCGTCGAGCGGATCGGGGAGTGGCTCGCGGGGCAGCCCCTGCGGATGGTGATCCTCGGCGCGGGGGAACGGAAGTACGAGGAGGCGATGGAGGAGCTCGGGCGGCAATACCCCGACCGGATCGCGATCCGCGTCGCGTACGACAACGCGCTGGCGCACAAGATCGAGGCGGGGTCGGACATGTACCTGATGCCCTCCCGGTACGAACCGTGCGGGCTGAACCAGATCTACAGCCTGAAGTACGGCACCGTCCCCATCGTGCGGGAGACGGGAGGGCTGGCGGATACCGTGGTGGACTCCGACGGGAACCCCGCCGAGGGCACCGGGTTCACCTTCCGCCGCTATGAGGCGGAGGAACTGAGGGGCGCCGTGACGAGGGCGTTGGCGGCGTACGCGGACCGTCCCCGCTGGAACGCGATCGTCCGCCGCGGGATGTCGCGGGACTTCTCCTGGGAAGCGTCAGCCCGGGCGTACGTCGACCTCTACGAGAAGGCGCTTCTCAAGCGGGCCCCGAAGGGGTAG
- a CDS encoding GAF domain-containing protein — MVESPHTRFSLLARIVEISNSNIQVENRLKHICDFLARETRSDCVCIYRRELRGEELVPWVSSCVEIEECTLMDFVVRPDEGVCGKAARKRAPVFFPDVKANPPTFAVPRELRDFTSILSVPMMDDVYLYGVMNFSTIAPAEYTEEDMKFFRSVAAEVAGTIRNSRLYRDARKRVSELITLNEIGRVIASSFDVKDTLGYLAKTTMRLLSADGCTIRLAEDGRGALKVAMEEGYGRPDFRREFRAAGKQLALQVHREKRPLLINVPEDSPLHALLARHGVVSFLGLPIVSQGRSLGTISYYSASPRLHFDMEVVHLMQTVCSQLGTMMENASMLRKAQQLAQENQVKVQRISTLYDVARALMSTVKMERLLPIMLYALISPGGLNFSRAILFLLSEDGDGLCARMAMGPRDRQEARRASRLPRGLLGDGAPGAAGEEIRKLLWSDVGNLRIPATNASCLVARSVSEKRPVRTEAGCGAPEGAENARSPEGFCRSHPDSFAAVPLIVKGESRGAIYVDNLFQGRLITDEDIQVLTMFASNASLAMENASLYESLESALDTVRTTQDRLVQSEKLMALGELAAKIAHEIKNPLTAIGGFARRIVSPRAGGSGHSVERYAQIILKEVERLERIVNETLYFSREMVPAFRVVNLNGEIREVLSMFREELEEARISAVVDLSADLPSISADPDQIRQVVWNLVSNAIQAVGGSGILTVTTHLADPAEGIGVVLEVSDTGGGIPHDVVHNIFNPFFTTKAKGTGLGLAIVHAIVEKHGGTIHLDNREGVGVAFSIFLPLLPKGTRTGDRILEQMRKGGVDGNGNKAHPG, encoded by the coding sequence ATGGTGGAAAGTCCGCACACCCGGTTTTCCCTCCTCGCACGGATCGTCGAGATCTCCAACTCGAACATCCAGGTCGAGAACCGCCTGAAGCACATCTGCGATTTTCTCGCCCGGGAGACCCGTTCCGATTGCGTCTGCATCTACCGGCGCGAGCTGCGGGGGGAGGAGCTCGTCCCGTGGGTCTCCTCGTGCGTCGAGATCGAGGAGTGCACGCTGATGGACTTCGTGGTCCGTCCGGACGAGGGGGTTTGCGGGAAAGCGGCCCGGAAGCGCGCCCCGGTCTTCTTCCCCGATGTGAAGGCGAATCCCCCGACGTTCGCCGTCCCGCGGGAATTGCGCGACTTCACCTCCATCCTCTCCGTCCCGATGATGGACGACGTCTACCTCTACGGGGTGATGAACTTCTCGACGATCGCCCCCGCCGAGTACACGGAAGAGGACATGAAGTTCTTCCGGTCGGTCGCGGCGGAGGTGGCGGGGACGATCCGCAACAGCCGGCTCTATCGCGACGCCCGCAAGCGCGTCTCGGAGCTCATCACGCTGAACGAGATCGGGCGCGTGATCGCTTCGTCCTTCGACGTCAAGGACACCCTCGGGTACCTCGCCAAGACCACGATGCGCCTGCTGTCGGCGGACGGGTGCACGATCCGCCTGGCCGAAGACGGACGCGGCGCCCTCAAGGTGGCGATGGAAGAGGGGTACGGCCGCCCCGATTTCCGCCGGGAGTTCCGTGCGGCGGGGAAGCAGCTCGCCTTGCAGGTCCATCGGGAAAAACGTCCTCTCCTGATCAATGTGCCCGAGGATTCGCCGCTTCACGCGTTGCTTGCCCGCCACGGGGTCGTCTCCTTCCTCGGCCTGCCCATCGTCTCCCAGGGGCGGTCGCTGGGGACGATCAGCTACTACTCCGCCTCCCCCCGGCTGCACTTCGACATGGAAGTGGTGCACCTGATGCAGACGGTGTGCTCCCAGCTCGGGACCATGATGGAGAACGCCTCGATGCTCCGGAAGGCGCAGCAGCTTGCCCAGGAGAACCAGGTCAAGGTGCAGCGGATCTCGACGCTCTACGACGTCGCCCGCGCCCTGATGTCGACCGTCAAGATGGAGCGGCTGCTCCCGATCATGCTGTACGCCCTCATCTCCCCGGGCGGGCTGAATTTCAGCCGGGCGATCCTGTTCCTTCTCTCGGAAGACGGGGACGGGCTTTGCGCCCGCATGGCGATGGGCCCGCGCGATCGCCAGGAGGCGCGGCGGGCAAGCCGGCTTCCCCGCGGACTGCTGGGCGACGGCGCGCCCGGGGCGGCGGGGGAGGAGATCCGGAAACTTTTATGGTCCGACGTCGGGAACCTCCGGATCCCCGCGACAAACGCCTCATGCCTCGTGGCGCGGTCGGTGAGCGAGAAAAGGCCGGTTCGGACGGAGGCCGGCTGCGGCGCCCCCGAGGGTGCGGAGAATGCGCGTTCCCCCGAAGGTTTCTGCAGGAGCCATCCGGACTCCTTCGCCGCCGTGCCGCTGATCGTGAAGGGGGAATCGCGGGGAGCGATCTACGTCGACAACCTCTTCCAGGGGCGGTTGATCACCGATGAGGACATCCAGGTGCTCACGATGTTCGCCTCCAACGCGTCCCTGGCGATGGAGAACGCCTCCCTCTACGAGTCCCTGGAAAGCGCGCTCGACACCGTCCGGACGACGCAGGATCGGCTGGTCCAGAGCGAGAAGCTCATGGCGCTCGGGGAGCTGGCGGCCAAGATCGCCCACGAGATCAAGAACCCCCTCACGGCGATCGGCGGGTTCGCCCGGCGGATCGTCTCTCCCCGGGCCGGCGGAAGCGGGCATTCGGTCGAACGGTACGCGCAGATCATCCTGAAGGAGGTGGAGCGCCTGGAGCGGATCGTCAACGAGACGCTCTACTTCTCCCGGGAGATGGTCCCCGCGTTCCGCGTCGTGAACCTGAACGGGGAGATCCGCGAAGTGCTTTCGATGTTCCGGGAAGAGCTCGAAGAGGCCCGCATCTCCGCGGTGGTCGACCTCTCCGCGGACCTTCCCTCCATCTCGGCGGATCCGGACCAGATCCGGCAGGTGGTATGGAACCTCGTCTCCAACGCCATCCAGGCGGTGGGGGGGAGCGGGATCCTCACCGTCACCACGCACCTCGCGGACCCCGCGGAGGGGATCGGCGTGGTTCTCGAGGTGAGCGACACCGGCGGCGGCATCCCGCACGACGTGGTGCACAACATCTTCAACCCGTTTTTCACCACGAAGGCGAAAGGGACCGGCCTCGGGCTCGCCATCGTCCACGCCATCGTGGAGAAGCACGGGGGGACGATCCATCTGGACAATCGGGAAGGGGTCGGTGTAGCCTTCTCCATCTTCCTTCCCCTCCTTCCGAAGGGGACGAGGACCGGGGACCGGATCCTCGAACAGATGCGCAAAGGCGGTGTGGATGGAAACGGAAACAAGGCACATCCGGGATAA
- the mqnE gene encoding aminofutalosine synthase MqnE, with amino-acid sequence METETRHIRDKVEAGERLSEADALALYRSRDILSVGEMAALANRRVNGDRVYFIVNRHVNPTNICVNRCRFCAFSKEKGDPLAYTMTMEEILRRAEEARDQRATELHIVGGLHPDLPFDFYLTMLRSLRERFPSLHVQAFTAVEIDYFRKITGLPLAEVIARLKDAGLGSLPGGGAEIFAPEIRNEICPEKISGDRWLEVMEAVHAAGLRSNATMLYGHVETLESRVDHMRRLRELQDRTGGFQSFIPLAFHPKNTEIAKGYTTGLEDLLALAVARLYLDNFLHIKSFWIMVGPKLAQISLHFGVDDIDGTVVEEKITHAAGAQAGQEMSVAELVAMIRQAGKIPVERDTLYNVVREWPAEGSTEA; translated from the coding sequence ATGGAAACGGAAACAAGGCACATCCGGGATAAGGTCGAGGCGGGGGAGCGGCTGTCGGAAGCCGACGCGCTCGCGCTCTATCGCTCGAGGGACATCCTCTCCGTCGGGGAGATGGCGGCCCTGGCGAACCGGCGTGTGAACGGCGATCGCGTCTACTTCATCGTCAACCGGCACGTGAACCCGACGAACATCTGCGTGAACCGCTGCAGGTTCTGCGCGTTCAGCAAGGAGAAGGGCGACCCGCTCGCGTACACGATGACGATGGAGGAAATCCTCCGCCGGGCGGAAGAGGCGCGGGACCAGCGGGCCACGGAACTCCACATCGTCGGGGGGTTGCATCCGGACCTCCCCTTCGACTTCTACCTGACGATGCTCCGCTCCCTGCGGGAACGGTTCCCCTCCCTGCACGTCCAGGCGTTCACGGCGGTGGAGATCGATTATTTCCGGAAGATCACCGGGCTTCCGCTGGCCGAGGTGATCGCCCGGTTGAAGGATGCGGGGCTCGGATCCCTTCCCGGCGGCGGGGCGGAGATCTTCGCCCCGGAGATCCGGAACGAAATCTGTCCCGAGAAGATTTCGGGGGACCGGTGGCTCGAGGTGATGGAGGCGGTCCACGCGGCGGGACTTCGCAGCAACGCCACGATGCTCTACGGCCACGTGGAAACGCTGGAGTCGCGCGTGGACCACATGCGGCGCCTGCGGGAGCTTCAGGACCGCACCGGCGGGTTCCAGTCCTTCATCCCCCTGGCCTTCCATCCGAAGAACACGGAGATCGCGAAGGGGTACACCACCGGCCTCGAAGACCTGCTTGCGCTGGCGGTGGCGAGGCTCTACCTCGACAACTTCCTCCACATCAAGTCGTTCTGGATCATGGTGGGACCGAAGCTGGCGCAGATCTCCCTCCACTTCGGGGTGGACGACATCGACGGGACGGTGGTCGAGGAGAAGATCACCCACGCGGCCGGCGCCCAGGCGGGGCAGGAGATGTCCGTCGCCGAGCTGGTGGCGATGATCCGCCAGGCGGGAAAGATCCCGGTTGAGCGGGACACACTCTACAACGTGGTCCGCGAGTGGCCGGCGGAAGGATCGACGGAGGCGTGA
- the mqnC gene encoding cyclic dehypoxanthinyl futalosine synthase: MKAPLASWQDALDRATRDSVTASEGVRLLRDAPLFELGRAADAVRRRMHPDGVVTYIVDRNINYTNVCSCGCSFCAFYRKKDAPDAYVLSEEELSAKIEETIAAGGVRVLLQGGLHPDWGIAEAVRLVRAVKRHPILLHGFSPPEVWHFANQSGMTIGEVIARLSDAGLDSIPGGGAEILDDEVRRRISPKKIGWEQWAAVMREAHRQGLRTSATMMFGSVEGPGAIVAHLLRVRALQEETGGFTAFIPWVFQSGNTELSRDPGFGEASARGFGHAVGYLRVLALSRILLPNVPTVQVSWVTMGAKVAQIGLFFGADDFGSTMMEENVVASAGVSFRMSEEEIVAVIRDAGFVAARRPVQ; this comes from the coding sequence GTGAAGGCCCCCCTTGCGTCGTGGCAGGATGCGCTGGACCGGGCGACCCGGGATTCCGTCACGGCCTCCGAGGGGGTCCGGCTGCTGCGGGACGCCCCGCTGTTCGAGCTCGGGCGGGCGGCCGACGCGGTCCGGCGGAGGATGCACCCCGACGGTGTCGTCACCTACATCGTCGACCGGAACATCAATTACACGAACGTCTGCTCCTGCGGCTGCTCCTTTTGCGCATTCTATCGGAAGAAGGATGCTCCCGACGCCTACGTCCTGTCGGAGGAGGAGCTTTCCGCGAAGATCGAGGAGACGATCGCGGCCGGCGGGGTTCGCGTCCTGCTCCAGGGGGGATTGCACCCCGACTGGGGGATCGCCGAGGCGGTCCGCCTGGTCCGGGCGGTGAAGCGGCACCCGATCCTGCTGCACGGGTTTTCTCCGCCGGAAGTGTGGCACTTCGCGAACCAGTCGGGGATGACGATCGGGGAGGTGATCGCGCGTCTTTCGGACGCCGGCCTCGATTCGATTCCCGGCGGCGGGGCGGAGATCCTCGACGACGAGGTGCGGCGCCGGATCAGCCCGAAGAAGATCGGGTGGGAACAGTGGGCCGCGGTGATGCGCGAAGCCCATCGGCAAGGGCTTCGGACCTCCGCGACGATGATGTTCGGCAGCGTGGAGGGCCCCGGGGCGATCGTCGCCCACCTGCTGCGGGTCCGGGCGCTCCAGGAGGAGACGGGGGGCTTCACCGCGTTCATCCCGTGGGTGTTCCAGTCGGGGAACACCGAGCTGTCGCGCGACCCGGGGTTCGGGGAGGCGTCGGCCCGGGGATTCGGCCACGCCGTGGGATACCTGCGGGTGCTGGCCCTGTCGAGGATCCTGTTGCCGAACGTTCCGACGGTCCAGGTGTCGTGGGTGACGATGGGGGCGAAGGTGGCGCAGATCGGGCTCTTCTTCGGCGCGGACGACTTCGGCAGCACGATGATGGAGGAGAACGTGGTCGCCTCCGCGGGCGTCTCGTTCCGGATGTCCGAGGAGGAGATCGTCGCCGTGATCCGGGACGCCGGGTTCGTCGCCGCGCGCAGGCCCGTGCAATGA
- the serS gene encoding serine--tRNA ligase: MLDLKFVRENIAVVEEALRKRRSSLTLDGFVALDKARRERLVEVEGMRAERNAASEEIGRLRREKKDASDLMERMKGLSTRLKEAEAELPAIERKMEEFLLAIPNMTDPSVPDGAGEEDNPVVRTWGTPRTFSFPVKDHVDLGAALDILDFDRAVKITGGRFCLSKGAGALLERALINFMLDVHTREHGYLEVLPPFMANSASFHGTGQLPKFEEDLFRVAGTDYFLVPTAEVPVTNIVRDEILDAGTLPLKMTAYTPCFRAEAGSYGKDTRGMIRQHQFNKVEMVKICRPEESAQELEKLTDDAEEILRRLDLPYRVVTLCTGDTGFSSAKTYDIEVWVPSQGRYREISSCSTFTDFQARRAKIRFREGASGKPRLAHTLNGSGLAVGRTVVAILENYQREDGTIDVPAALRPYMGGLERITKR, translated from the coding sequence ATGCTGGATCTAAAATTTGTAAGGGAAAACATCGCGGTCGTCGAGGAGGCGCTGCGGAAGCGCCGGTCCTCCCTCACCCTCGACGGGTTCGTGGCGCTCGACAAGGCGCGCCGGGAACGTCTCGTCGAGGTCGAGGGGATGCGGGCGGAGCGCAATGCCGCTTCCGAGGAGATCGGCCGCCTGCGCCGGGAGAAGAAGGACGCGTCGGATCTCATGGAGCGGATGAAGGGGCTCTCCACGCGGCTCAAGGAGGCGGAAGCGGAGCTCCCGGCGATCGAGCGGAAGATGGAGGAGTTCCTTCTCGCCATCCCGAACATGACGGACCCCTCGGTCCCGGACGGCGCGGGGGAGGAGGACAACCCCGTCGTGCGGACGTGGGGGACTCCGCGGACCTTCTCTTTCCCCGTCAAGGACCACGTCGACCTCGGCGCGGCGCTGGACATCCTCGATTTCGACCGGGCGGTCAAGATCACGGGGGGGCGGTTCTGCCTCTCGAAGGGGGCGGGGGCGCTGCTGGAGCGGGCGCTCATCAACTTCATGCTCGACGTCCACACGCGGGAGCACGGCTACCTCGAGGTGCTTCCTCCCTTCATGGCGAACAGCGCCTCGTTCCACGGCACGGGGCAGCTCCCGAAGTTCGAGGAGGATCTTTTCCGCGTGGCGGGGACGGACTACTTCCTCGTCCCCACCGCGGAGGTGCCGGTGACGAACATCGTGCGGGACGAGATCCTCGACGCCGGGACGCTTCCCCTGAAGATGACGGCCTACACCCCGTGCTTCCGGGCGGAGGCGGGATCCTACGGCAAGGACACCCGGGGAATGATCCGCCAGCACCAGTTCAACAAGGTGGAGATGGTGAAGATCTGCCGCCCGGAGGAGTCCGCGCAGGAGCTGGAAAAGCTCACCGACGACGCCGAGGAGATCCTTCGCCGCCTCGACCTTCCGTATCGCGTGGTGACGCTGTGCACGGGGGACACCGGGTTCTCCTCCGCGAAGACGTACGACATCGAGGTCTGGGTCCCTTCCCAGGGCCGGTACCGGGAGATCTCCTCCTGCAGCACCTTCACCGACTTCCAGGCGCGCCGCGCGAAGATCCGCTTCCGGGAAGGAGCGTCGGGGAAGCCCCGGCTCGCCCACACGTTGAACGGGTCGGGACTCGCGGTCGGTCGGACGGTCGTCGCGATCCTCGAGAATTACCAGCGGGAGGACGGCACGATTGACGTCCCTGCGGCCCTTCGCCCCTACATGGGCGGGCTGGAGCGGATCACGAAACGGTGA
- a CDS encoding DUF2231 domain-containing protein — MDAKVNVQHLHPILVHFPQALFPVAFAALCIYLLTEVRQFETGAFVCALFGLLAAPVTTATGFFDWWNRYQAYMTSVFKIKITGSFVLMALAGPAVMLRTFHPDIAVLPLAGPGWAYFGLLAACAATCVVLGHYGGKLVFH, encoded by the coding sequence ATGGACGCAAAGGTGAACGTGCAGCACCTGCACCCGATACTCGTCCATTTCCCGCAGGCCTTGTTCCCGGTGGCCTTCGCGGCGCTCTGCATTTACCTGCTGACGGAGGTCCGACAGTTCGAGACGGGGGCGTTCGTCTGCGCGCTCTTCGGGCTGCTGGCGGCGCCGGTGACGACGGCAACGGGGTTTTTCGACTGGTGGAACCGCTACCAGGCGTACATGACGAGCGTATTCAAGATCAAGATCACCGGATCGTTCGTACTGATGGCGCTGGCGGGTCCCGCGGTGATGCTGCGGACGTTCCATCCCGACATCGCCGTCCTTCCGCTGGCCGGACCGGGGTGGGCGTACTTCGGGCTTCTCGCCGCCTGCGCCGCCACGTGCGTCGTCCTCGGCCATTACGGAGGGAAGCTCGTTTTCCACTGA
- a CDS encoding ferritin family protein, whose product MSSPEMVSIVHRAIDRERDAINVYLGLAKIVTDVKAKNVLIHLASDEVGHMTKLEKHLVSVLRGKDWVIERADLVEAMSAQVSQPSVLEKIDPKKLAKADTIRILGIAIDKEIEANRFYLDLAGRSKKDSAKEMFLSLAKEEELHAKILRAEVDSIGQNGFWFDMQEFTMEQ is encoded by the coding sequence ATGAGTTCACCGGAAATGGTCTCCATCGTGCACCGCGCCATCGATCGGGAGAGGGACGCGATCAACGTCTACCTCGGGCTTGCGAAGATCGTCACGGACGTGAAGGCGAAGAACGTGCTCATCCACCTCGCCTCCGACGAGGTGGGCCACATGACGAAGCTCGAGAAGCACCTGGTCAGCGTGCTGCGCGGGAAGGATTGGGTGATCGAGCGGGCGGACCTGGTCGAGGCGATGTCCGCGCAGGTCTCGCAGCCCTCGGTCCTCGAAAAGATCGATCCGAAGAAACTGGCCAAGGCCGATACGATCCGGATCCTCGGGATCGCGATCGACAAGGAGATCGAGGCGAACCGGTTCTACCTCGATTTGGCGGGACGTTCGAAGAAGGATTCGGCGAAGGAGATGTTCCTCTCCCTGGCGAAGGAGGAGGAGCTGCACGCGAAGATCCTTCGGGCCGAGGTGGACTCGATCGGCCAGAACGGCTTCTGGTTCGACATGCAGGAATTCACGATGGAGCAGTAG
- the greA gene encoding transcription elongation factor GreA — protein MLTEVKQKLEEEMQRIDHELRVTLPKEIQTALGQGDLSENAEYESAKNRQSTLQARFAQIQKRLADLSRIDVTGVPKDRAGLGSEVTVENLESGEEVRYTLVIPELADGNKSFVSMASPVGKALMNRRIGDTVTITIPRGTLEYEVRRIVTLSGDVLE, from the coding sequence TTGCTCACCGAGGTGAAACAGAAGCTCGAGGAAGAGATGCAGCGGATCGACCACGAGCTGCGGGTGACCCTTCCCAAGGAGATCCAGACGGCGCTCGGCCAGGGGGATCTCTCCGAGAACGCCGAGTACGAGTCGGCCAAGAACCGGCAGTCGACGCTCCAGGCGCGCTTCGCCCAGATCCAGAAGCGCCTGGCCGACCTGTCGCGCATCGACGTGACGGGCGTGCCGAAGGACCGCGCGGGGCTCGGGAGCGAGGTCACCGTGGAAAACCTGGAGAGCGGCGAAGAGGTCCGGTACACTCTCGTGATCCCGGAGCTGGCCGACGGGAACAAGTCGTTCGTCTCCATGGCGTCCCCCGTGGGAAAGGCGCTCATGAACCGCCGCATCGGCGACACGGTGACGATCACGATCCCCCGCGGGACGCTCGAGTACGAGGTGCGGCGGATCGTC